One window from the genome of Pungitius pungitius chromosome 14, fPunPun2.1, whole genome shotgun sequence encodes:
- the rock2a gene encoding rho-associated protein kinase 2 isoform X3, whose amino-acid sequence MSLGAERRMEARLKKLEDMVRDPRCAINLESLLDSINALVLDLDYPALRKNKNIETFLIRYEAVIKQTRDLQMKSEDFDRVKVIGRGAFGEVQLVRHKASQKVYAMKVLSKFEMIKRSDSAFFWEERDIMAFANSPWVVQLCCAFQDEHYLYMVMEYMPGGDLVNLTSTYDVPEKWAKFYTAEVVMALDAIHSMGFIHRDVKPDNMLLDRLGHLKLADFGTCMKMNSTGMVHCDTAVGTPDYISPEVLKSQGGDGYYGRECDWWSVGVFIFEMLVGDTPFYADSLVGTYSKIMDHKNSLNFPDDVEISKDAKNIICAFLTDREVRLGRNGVEEIKCHPFFKNDLWTFDTIRDTVAPVVPELSSDIDTSNFDEIEDDKGDVETFPKPKAFVGNQLPFVGFTYFKDDQLLNASNNVLVTHDNSKGESAALQKKLRHLEVQLNNEKQVIGDLEHKHRAATSRLDKISKELEDEVSGRKNLEAALRQMEREKALLQHKSLESSRKAEGEADRKRALENEVNSLRDQLDDMKKRNQNSHISNEKNIHLQKQLEEANTLLRAESEAATRLRKTQTESSKQLQQLEANVRELQDKSCLLERSKLSLEKECISLQAALEAERREHSQGSETICDLMGRISSLEDEARQQRQTLSKTESEKRQLQEKHTDLEKEKSNKEIDLTYRLKVVQQELEQEEASHKATRALLADKSKIKVTIEGAKSESMKEMNQKLAEERAAKLRLENRILDLEKHSSMMDCDYKQALQKLDELRRHKDRLTEEVKNLTLKIEQETQKRSLTQNDLKAQNQQLNSLRTSEKQLKQEANHLLDIKRSLEKQNQELRKERQDTDGQMKELQDQLEAEQYFSTLYKTQVRELKEECEERNKLHKDAQQALQELQEERDSLAAQLEITLTKADSEQLARSIAEEQYSDLEKEKIMKELELKEMMARHRQDLSEKDITIGSQLEEANRTLTCDVANLANEKEELNNKLKEAMEESEKSKDWEQQISQMKQAFEKQLQSERTLKTQAVNKLAEIMNRKELRGGGSRRGNDTDMRRKEKENRKLQLELRSEKEKLNSSIIKYQREINEMQAQLSEESQMRIELQMALDSKDSDIEQLRNRLQTLSVQSMDSASVSSGPDFDTDDGYTEMRLEGWLSLPVRNNTKKFGWERKYVVVSSKKILFYNNELDKEQSIPYMVLDIDKLFHVRPVTQTDVYRADAKEIPRIFQILYANEGESKKEPEFPVDPLPIGEKSSYICHKGHEFIPTLYHFPTNCEACTKPLWNMFKPPAALECRRCHIKCHKDHMDKKEEIIAPCKVNYDVSSAKNLLLLAVSQEEQQKWVSRLVKKIPKKPLPPEQFARSSPRASMKVQPSQSMRRPSRQLPTSKSS is encoded by the exons ATGTCGCTCGGCGCGGAGAGGAGGATGGAAGCCCGGCTGAAGAAGCTGGAGGACATGGTCAGAGATCCCCGATGTGCCATAAACCTGGAGAGTTTGCTG GACTCCATCAACGCCCTGGTCTTGGACTTGGACTACCCGGCACTACGCAAGAACAAGAACATCGAAACCTTCTTAATCCGAT ATGAGGCGGTCATCAAACAGACTCGAGACCTCCAGATGAAATCTGAAGACTTTGACAGAGTCAAAGTCATCGGTCGAGGGGCTTTTGGTGAAGTGCAGTTA GTCCGGCACAAAGCCTCTCAGAAGGTCTACGCCATGAAGGTGCTGAGCAAGTTTGAGATGATCAAACGCTCGGACTCTGCTTTCTTCTGGGAAGAGAGGGACATCATGGCCTTCGCCAACAGCCCCTGGGTGGTGCAG TTGTGCTGTGCCTTCCAAGACGAGCACTACCTCTACATGGTGATGGAGTACATGCCGGGAGGCGACCTGGTCAACCTGACCAGCACCTACGACGTGCCGGAGAAGTGGGCCAAGTTCTACACGGCGGAGGTGGTGATGGCCCTGGACGCCATCCACTCCATGGGCTTCATCCATCGGGACGTGAAGCCCGACAACATGCTGCTGGACCGACTCGGACACCTCAAGCTGGCCGACTTTGGCACATGCATGAAGATGAACTCG ACCGGCATGGTGCACTGTGACACGGCTGTGGGGACCCCAGACTACATCTCTCCGGAGGTGCTGAAGTCCCAGGGAGGAGACGGGTATTATGGGAGAGAGTGTGACTGGTGGTCCGTAGGGGTGTTCATCTTCGAGATGCTTGTTG GTGACACGCCGTTCTACGCCGACTCTCTGGTGGGAACCTACAGCAAGATCATGGACCACAAGAACTCCCTTAACTTCCCAGACGATGTGGAGATCTCCAAAGATGCCAAGAATATCATCTGTGCCTTCCTGACCGACAG GGAGGTGCGATTGGGCAGAAACGGCGTGGAGGAAATCAAGTGCCACCCTTTCTTCAAGAACGACCTGTGGACTTTCGACACCATCAGAGACA CGGTCGCCCCTGTGGTCCCAGAGCTTAGCAGTGACATAGACACCAGTAACTTCGACGAGATTGAAGATGACAAAGGCGACGTGGAGACGTTCCCCAAACCTAAGGCCTTCGTGGGAAACCAGCTCCCTTTTGTGGGCTTCACTTACTTCAAAGACGACCA GTTATTGAATGCTTCCAACAATGTGCTGGTGACCCACGACAATTCCAAAGGCGAG TCGGCGGCGCTGCAGAAGAAACTGCGTCACCTGGAGGTTCAGCTGAATAACGAGAAGCAGGTCATAGGCGATCTGGAGCACAAACACAG AGCTGCCACCAGCCGTCTGGACAAAATCTCCAAAGAACTTGAGGATGAG GTGAGCGGCAGGAAGAACCTGGAGGCGGCGCTGcggcagatggagagagagaaggcgcTGCTGCAGCACAAAAGCCTGGAGAGCAGCCGCAAGGCCGAGGGCGAGGCCGACCGGAAGCGCGCACTGGAGAACGAAG TTAACAGCCTTCGAGACCAGCtggatgacatgaagaagaggaacCAGAATTCCCACATTTCCAACGAGAAGAACATTCACCTGCAGAAACAG CTGGAGGAAGCCAACACGTTGCTGCGGGCCGAGTCGGAGGCGGCGACGAGGCTCCGTAAAACCCAGACGGAGAGCAgcaagcagctgcagcagctggaggccaaCGTGCGCGAGCTGCAGGACAAAAGCTGCCTGCTGGAGCGCAGCAAGTTGAGCCTGGAGAAGGAATGCATTAGCCTGCAGGCCGCgctggaggcagagaggagggagcaCAGCCAGGGCTCCGAGACCATCTGTGACCTAATGG GACGCATCTCCAGCCTCGAGGACGAGGCCCGTCAGCAGAGACAGACTCTGTCCAAAACCGAGTCCGAGAAGAGACAACTTCAGGAAAAACACACCGATCTGGAGAAG gagaAGAGCAACAAGGAGATTGATTTAACCTACAGGCTGAAGGTGGtgcagcaggagctggagcaggaggaggcctcTCACAAGGCCACCAGGGCGCTGCTGGCAGACAAGAGCAAGATCAAAGTAACCATCGAGGGCGCCAAGTCGGAGTCCATGAAGG AGATGAATCAGAAGCTGGCGGAGGAGCGGGCGGCCAAACTCCGGCTGGAGAACCGGATCCTGGATCTAGAGAAGCACAGCAGCATGATGGACTGCGACTATAAACAGGCtctgcagaaactagacgagctGCGCAGACACAAGGACCGACTGACCGAGGAG GTGAAGAACCTGACGCTGAAGATCGAGCAGGAGACCCAAAAGCGCAGCCTGACCCAGAACGACCTGAAAGCCCAGAACCAGCAGCTCAACTCTCTGCGGACCTCCGAGAAGCAGCTCAAGCAGGAGGCGAACCACCTGCTCGACATCAAGCGCAGCCTGGAGAAGCAGAACCAAGAGCTGCGCAA agagagacaggacacGGACGGGCAAATGAAGGAGCTACAGGACCAGTTAGAAGCCGAGCAGTACttctct ACGCTGTACAAGACCCAGGTCCGAGAACTAAAGGAGGAGTGCGAGGAGAGGAACAAACTGCACAAAGACGCACAGCAGGCTCTGCAGGAGCTACAGGAGGAGAG GGATTCATTGGCGGCGCAGCTCGAGATCACACTGACGAAGGCCGACTCGGAGCAGCTGGCGCGCTCCATCGCCGAGGAGCAGTACTCGgacctggagaaggagaagataatgaaggagctggagctgaaggAGATGATGGCCCGCCACCGCCAAGACCTGTCTGAGAAAGACATCACCATCGGCTCG CAGCTGGAAGAAGCCAACAGGACCCTGACATGTGATGTCGCCAACCTAGCcaatgagaaggaggagctgaacAACAAACTGAAGGAGGCGATGGAAg AATCTGAAAAGTCAAAGGATTGGGAGCAGCAGATCAGCCAGATGAAGCAGGCCTTCGAGAAGCAGCTGCAGTCAGAGAGGACGCTGAAGACTCAG GCCGTCAACAAGCTGGCAGAGATAATGAACAGGAAGGAGCTGCGCGGCGGAGGCAGTCGCCGGGGCAACGACACGGACATGCGgcggaaggagaaggagaacaggaAGCTGCAGTTGGAGCTGAGGTCTGAGAAGGAAAAGCTCAACAGCAGCATCATCAAATATCAGAGGGAGATCAACGAGATGCAGGCG CAACTGTCTGAGGAGAGCCAGATgcgcattgagctgcagatggCCCTGGACAGCAAGGACAGCGACATCGAGCAGCTGAGGAACCGGCTGCAGACGCTCAGTGTCCAGTCCATGGACTCTGCCAGCGTCAGCAGCGGGCCGGACTTTGACACCGACGACGGGTACACAG AAATGAGACTGGAGGGCTGGCTCTCTCTTCCTGTAAGAAACAACACCAAGAAGTTTGGCTGGGAGAGGAAG TATGTTGTGGTGAGCAGCAAGAAGATTCTCTTCTACAACAACGAGCTAGACAAAGAGCAGTCCATTCCCTACATGGTGCTAGATATAGA CAAACTCTTCCACGTGAGGCCCGTCACTCAGACCGACGTGTACCGCGCTGACGCCAAAGAGATTCCCAGGATATTTCAG ATTCTTTATGCTAACGAAGGCGAGAGCAAAAAGGAGCCCGAGTTCCCCGTGGACCCGCTGCCCATCGGAGAGAAGTCCAGCTACATCTGCCACAAGGGCCATGAGTTCATCCCCACGCTCTACCACTTCCCCACCAACTGCGAGGCCTGCACCAAGCCGCTGTGGAACATGTTCAAGCCGCCGGCGGCCCTGGAGTGCCGGCGCTGCCACATCAAGTGCCACAAGGACCACATGGACAAGAAGGAGGAGATCATCGCTCCCTGCAAAG TGAACTACGACGTGTCCTCGGCCaagaacctgctgctgctggccgtgtcccaggaggagcagcagaagtgGGTGAGCCGACTGGTCAAGAAGATCCCCAAGAAGCCTCTGCCGCCGGAGCAGTTTGCACGCTCCTCGCCGCGCGCCTCCATGAAGGTCCAGCCCAGCCAGTCCATGAGGAGACCCAGTCGACAGCTGCCCACCAGCAAGAGCAG TTAA
- the rock2a gene encoding rho-associated protein kinase 2 isoform X5 translates to MSLGAERRMEARLKKLEDMVRDPRCAINLESLLDSINALVLDLDYPALRKNKNIETFLIRYEAVIKQTRDLQMKSEDFDRVKVIGRGAFGEVQLVRHKASQKVYAMKVLSKFEMIKRSDSAFFWEERDIMAFANSPWVVQLCCAFQDEHYLYMVMEYMPGGDLVNLTSTYDVPEKWAKFYTAEVVMALDAIHSMGFIHRDVKPDNMLLDRLGHLKLADFGTCMKMNSTGMVHCDTAVGTPDYISPEVLKSQGGDGYYGRECDWWSVGVFIFEMLVGDTPFYADSLVGTYSKIMDHKNSLNFPDDVEISKDAKNIICAFLTDREVRLGRNGVEEIKCHPFFKNDLWTFDTIRDTVAPVVPELSSDIDTSNFDEIEDDKGDVETFPKPKAFVGNQLPFVGFTYFKDDQLLNASNNVLVTHDNSKGESAALQKKLRHLEVQLNNEKQVIGDLEHKHRAATSRLDKISKELEDEVSGRKNLEAALRQMEREKALLQHKSLESSRKAEGEADRKRALENEVNSLRDQLDDMKKRNQNSHISNEKNIHLQKQLEEANTLLRAESEAATRLRKTQTESSKQLQQLEANVRELQDKSCLLERSKLSLEKECISLQAALEAERREHSQGSETICDLMGRISSLEDEARQQRQTLSKTESEKRQLQEKHTDLEKEKSNKEIDLTYRLKVVQQELEQEEASHKATRALLADKSKIKVTIEGAKSESMKEMNQKLAEERAAKLRLENRILDLEKHSSMMDCDYKQALQKLDELRRHKDRLTEEVKNLTLKIEQETQKRSLTQNDLKAQNQQLNSLRTSEKQLKQEANHLLDIKRSLEKQNQELRKERQDTDGQMKELQDQLEAEQYFSTLYKTQVRELKEECEERNKLHKDAQQALQELQEERDSLAAQLEITLTKADSEQLARSIAEEQYSDLEKEKIMKELELKEMMARHRQDLSEKDITIGSLEEANRTLTCDVANLANEKEELNNKLKEAMEESEKSKDWEQQISQMKQAFEKQLQSERTLKTQAVNKLAEIMNRKELRGGGSRRGNDTDMRRKEKENRKLQLELRSEKEKLNSSIIKYQREINEMQAQLSEESQMRIELQMALDSKDSDIEQLRNRLQTLSVQSMDSASVSSGPDFDTDDGYTEMRLEGWLSLPVRNNTKKFGWERKYVVVSSKKILFYNNELDKEQSIPYMVLDIDKLFHVRPVTQTDVYRADAKEIPRIFQILYANEGESKKEPEFPVDPLPIGEKSSYICHKGHEFIPTLYHFPTNCEACTKPLWNMFKPPAALECRRCHIKCHKDHMDKKEEIIAPCKVNYDVSSAKNLLLLAVSQEEQQKWVSRLVKKIPKKPLPPEQFARSSPRASMKVQPSQSMRRPSRQLPTSKSRWEDFGLQDWHWSLDDIDDDCSSIHF, encoded by the exons ATGTCGCTCGGCGCGGAGAGGAGGATGGAAGCCCGGCTGAAGAAGCTGGAGGACATGGTCAGAGATCCCCGATGTGCCATAAACCTGGAGAGTTTGCTG GACTCCATCAACGCCCTGGTCTTGGACTTGGACTACCCGGCACTACGCAAGAACAAGAACATCGAAACCTTCTTAATCCGAT ATGAGGCGGTCATCAAACAGACTCGAGACCTCCAGATGAAATCTGAAGACTTTGACAGAGTCAAAGTCATCGGTCGAGGGGCTTTTGGTGAAGTGCAGTTA GTCCGGCACAAAGCCTCTCAGAAGGTCTACGCCATGAAGGTGCTGAGCAAGTTTGAGATGATCAAACGCTCGGACTCTGCTTTCTTCTGGGAAGAGAGGGACATCATGGCCTTCGCCAACAGCCCCTGGGTGGTGCAG TTGTGCTGTGCCTTCCAAGACGAGCACTACCTCTACATGGTGATGGAGTACATGCCGGGAGGCGACCTGGTCAACCTGACCAGCACCTACGACGTGCCGGAGAAGTGGGCCAAGTTCTACACGGCGGAGGTGGTGATGGCCCTGGACGCCATCCACTCCATGGGCTTCATCCATCGGGACGTGAAGCCCGACAACATGCTGCTGGACCGACTCGGACACCTCAAGCTGGCCGACTTTGGCACATGCATGAAGATGAACTCG ACCGGCATGGTGCACTGTGACACGGCTGTGGGGACCCCAGACTACATCTCTCCGGAGGTGCTGAAGTCCCAGGGAGGAGACGGGTATTATGGGAGAGAGTGTGACTGGTGGTCCGTAGGGGTGTTCATCTTCGAGATGCTTGTTG GTGACACGCCGTTCTACGCCGACTCTCTGGTGGGAACCTACAGCAAGATCATGGACCACAAGAACTCCCTTAACTTCCCAGACGATGTGGAGATCTCCAAAGATGCCAAGAATATCATCTGTGCCTTCCTGACCGACAG GGAGGTGCGATTGGGCAGAAACGGCGTGGAGGAAATCAAGTGCCACCCTTTCTTCAAGAACGACCTGTGGACTTTCGACACCATCAGAGACA CGGTCGCCCCTGTGGTCCCAGAGCTTAGCAGTGACATAGACACCAGTAACTTCGACGAGATTGAAGATGACAAAGGCGACGTGGAGACGTTCCCCAAACCTAAGGCCTTCGTGGGAAACCAGCTCCCTTTTGTGGGCTTCACTTACTTCAAAGACGACCA GTTATTGAATGCTTCCAACAATGTGCTGGTGACCCACGACAATTCCAAAGGCGAG TCGGCGGCGCTGCAGAAGAAACTGCGTCACCTGGAGGTTCAGCTGAATAACGAGAAGCAGGTCATAGGCGATCTGGAGCACAAACACAG AGCTGCCACCAGCCGTCTGGACAAAATCTCCAAAGAACTTGAGGATGAG GTGAGCGGCAGGAAGAACCTGGAGGCGGCGCTGcggcagatggagagagagaaggcgcTGCTGCAGCACAAAAGCCTGGAGAGCAGCCGCAAGGCCGAGGGCGAGGCCGACCGGAAGCGCGCACTGGAGAACGAAG TTAACAGCCTTCGAGACCAGCtggatgacatgaagaagaggaacCAGAATTCCCACATTTCCAACGAGAAGAACATTCACCTGCAGAAACAG CTGGAGGAAGCCAACACGTTGCTGCGGGCCGAGTCGGAGGCGGCGACGAGGCTCCGTAAAACCCAGACGGAGAGCAgcaagcagctgcagcagctggaggccaaCGTGCGCGAGCTGCAGGACAAAAGCTGCCTGCTGGAGCGCAGCAAGTTGAGCCTGGAGAAGGAATGCATTAGCCTGCAGGCCGCgctggaggcagagaggagggagcaCAGCCAGGGCTCCGAGACCATCTGTGACCTAATGG GACGCATCTCCAGCCTCGAGGACGAGGCCCGTCAGCAGAGACAGACTCTGTCCAAAACCGAGTCCGAGAAGAGACAACTTCAGGAAAAACACACCGATCTGGAGAAG gagaAGAGCAACAAGGAGATTGATTTAACCTACAGGCTGAAGGTGGtgcagcaggagctggagcaggaggaggcctcTCACAAGGCCACCAGGGCGCTGCTGGCAGACAAGAGCAAGATCAAAGTAACCATCGAGGGCGCCAAGTCGGAGTCCATGAAGG AGATGAATCAGAAGCTGGCGGAGGAGCGGGCGGCCAAACTCCGGCTGGAGAACCGGATCCTGGATCTAGAGAAGCACAGCAGCATGATGGACTGCGACTATAAACAGGCtctgcagaaactagacgagctGCGCAGACACAAGGACCGACTGACCGAGGAG GTGAAGAACCTGACGCTGAAGATCGAGCAGGAGACCCAAAAGCGCAGCCTGACCCAGAACGACCTGAAAGCCCAGAACCAGCAGCTCAACTCTCTGCGGACCTCCGAGAAGCAGCTCAAGCAGGAGGCGAACCACCTGCTCGACATCAAGCGCAGCCTGGAGAAGCAGAACCAAGAGCTGCGCAA agagagacaggacacGGACGGGCAAATGAAGGAGCTACAGGACCAGTTAGAAGCCGAGCAGTACttctct ACGCTGTACAAGACCCAGGTCCGAGAACTAAAGGAGGAGTGCGAGGAGAGGAACAAACTGCACAAAGACGCACAGCAGGCTCTGCAGGAGCTACAGGAGGAGAG GGATTCATTGGCGGCGCAGCTCGAGATCACACTGACGAAGGCCGACTCGGAGCAGCTGGCGCGCTCCATCGCCGAGGAGCAGTACTCGgacctggagaaggagaagataatgaaggagctggagctgaaggAGATGATGGCCCGCCACCGCCAAGACCTGTCTGAGAAAGACATCACCATCGGCTCG CTGGAAGAAGCCAACAGGACCCTGACATGTGATGTCGCCAACCTAGCcaatgagaaggaggagctgaacAACAAACTGAAGGAGGCGATGGAAg AATCTGAAAAGTCAAAGGATTGGGAGCAGCAGATCAGCCAGATGAAGCAGGCCTTCGAGAAGCAGCTGCAGTCAGAGAGGACGCTGAAGACTCAG GCCGTCAACAAGCTGGCAGAGATAATGAACAGGAAGGAGCTGCGCGGCGGAGGCAGTCGCCGGGGCAACGACACGGACATGCGgcggaaggagaaggagaacaggaAGCTGCAGTTGGAGCTGAGGTCTGAGAAGGAAAAGCTCAACAGCAGCATCATCAAATATCAGAGGGAGATCAACGAGATGCAGGCG CAACTGTCTGAGGAGAGCCAGATgcgcattgagctgcagatggCCCTGGACAGCAAGGACAGCGACATCGAGCAGCTGAGGAACCGGCTGCAGACGCTCAGTGTCCAGTCCATGGACTCTGCCAGCGTCAGCAGCGGGCCGGACTTTGACACCGACGACGGGTACACAG AAATGAGACTGGAGGGCTGGCTCTCTCTTCCTGTAAGAAACAACACCAAGAAGTTTGGCTGGGAGAGGAAG TATGTTGTGGTGAGCAGCAAGAAGATTCTCTTCTACAACAACGAGCTAGACAAAGAGCAGTCCATTCCCTACATGGTGCTAGATATAGA CAAACTCTTCCACGTGAGGCCCGTCACTCAGACCGACGTGTACCGCGCTGACGCCAAAGAGATTCCCAGGATATTTCAG ATTCTTTATGCTAACGAAGGCGAGAGCAAAAAGGAGCCCGAGTTCCCCGTGGACCCGCTGCCCATCGGAGAGAAGTCCAGCTACATCTGCCACAAGGGCCATGAGTTCATCCCCACGCTCTACCACTTCCCCACCAACTGCGAGGCCTGCACCAAGCCGCTGTGGAACATGTTCAAGCCGCCGGCGGCCCTGGAGTGCCGGCGCTGCCACATCAAGTGCCACAAGGACCACATGGACAAGAAGGAGGAGATCATCGCTCCCTGCAAAG TGAACTACGACGTGTCCTCGGCCaagaacctgctgctgctggccgtgtcccaggaggagcagcagaagtgGGTGAGCCGACTGGTCAAGAAGATCCCCAAGAAGCCTCTGCCGCCGGAGCAGTTTGCACGCTCCTCGCCGCGCGCCTCCATGAAGGTCCAGCCCAGCCAGTCCATGAGGAGACCCAGTCGACAGCTGCCCACCAGCAAGAGCAG ATGGGAGGACTTTGGTCTTCAGGACTGGCACTGGTCCCTGGATGATATCGATGATGATTGCTCCTCTATTCATTTCTGA